Proteins encoded together in one Mus pahari chromosome 9, PAHARI_EIJ_v1.1, whole genome shotgun sequence window:
- the Apof gene encoding apolipoprotein F yields the protein MRSLRLIAISIQLLCYSLLHPVDAASHGEATRVSTMLPPSDKPLSCQMLLPKSLPGFTHMPPVSKFLVGLALRNALEEAGCQADVWALQLQLYRLGGVEATQALISYLQELHKSGHTDREVSVDALSSVLQRLAWEQQGPKRAKRSISNTDCENEQEQSVHNVVDLLPAVGTYYNLGTALYYAFKNCSDKAKERGRDGAIDLGYDLLMAMVGASGGPAGAVITVALKPAMKAGVQRLMQYYYDEKEVTTPQPKNGKDTTTDIGVVEETAMSNFVSEVESTTSNWDWPLLKNYGVLAYKR from the coding sequence ATGCGTAGCCTCCGACTCATTGCGATCTCAATCCAGCTGCTTTGTTATTCCCTGCTGCATCCTGTGGATGCCGCTTCACATGGAGAGGCAACGAGGGTCTCTACGATGCTCCCTCCCTCAGACAAGCCCTTGTCCTGCCAGATGCTGCTCCCCAAGTCCCTGCCTGGCTTCACTCACATGCCCCCTGTCTCCAAATTCCTGGTAGGCCTGGCTCTAAGGAATGCTCTGGAGGAAGCGGGCTGTCAGGCTGATGTCTGGGCTCTTCAGCTTCAGCTTTAccgattaggaggtgtggaggCTACACAAGCCCTCATCAGCTATCTCCAAGAGCTCCATAAGAGTGGACACACAGACCGGGAAGTGTCTGTGGATGCCCTGTCCTCTGTCCTACAGCGCTTAGCCTGGGAGCAGCAGGGTCCAAAGAGGGCCAAACGTTCGATTTCCAACACGGACTGTGAGAATGAGCAGGAACAGAGTGTGCACAATGTGGTTGACCTGCTACCAGCAGTAGGCACCTACTACAACCTAGGCACAGCTTTGTATTACGCCTTTAAGAACTGCTCTGACAAGGCCAAGGAACGAGGTCGAGATGGGGCCATAGACCTGGGTTATGATCTCTTGATGGCCATGGTGGGTGCGTCAGGGGGTCCAGCTGGTGCAGTGATCACGGTTGCTCTTAAGCCAGCGATGAAGGCTGGGGTTCAGCGGCTGATGCAATATTATTATGATGAGAAAGAGGTGACCACCCCTCAGCCAAAGAACGGGAAGGATACCACCACAGATATCGGTGTTGTGGAAGAAACAGCCATGTCCAATTTTGTGTCAGAAGTTGAAAGTACAACTTCTAACTGGGACTGGCCTTTATTAAAGAACTATGGTGTCTTGGCGTACAAGAGATag
- the LOC110326204 gene encoding apolipoprotein F-like has protein sequence MEDSEWWPASCHRNRAHIKCAPQQDSSSNPSTCQNLLDMVPPATPLSEYLSLLALRVVLENIGCPAEAHALQLRLSEMGGKDNTETLVLQSQKLGQEEGIGNNEVILRHLVPSPGEMRRVRRSVTLPEACTSEPGWVRYETAQVLVEMVEKLPPVDVVREFKASAVNVTQQCTMESWARLNEVATRLMSSPELKDAAIPVEDRV, from the coding sequence ATGGAAGACTCAGAATGGTGGCCTGCCAGCTGTCACAGAAACCGAGCCCACATCAAATGTGCTCCCCAACAAGATTCCTCCTCCAACCCCAGTACCTGTCAGAACCTCTTGGACATGGTGCCCCCTGCAACTCCCCTGTCTGAGTACTTGTCCCTCTTAGCACTAAGAGTTGTCCTGGAAAACATTGGCTGCCCCGCTGAGGCCCATGCTCTGCAGCTTCGGCTCAGTGAAATGGGAGGAAAAGACAACACAGAAACCCTGGTCCTCCAGAGTCAAAAGCTTGGCCAGGAGGAAGGAATTGGCAATAATGAAGTCATTCTGAGGCATCTGGTGCCATCCCCTGGGGAAATGAGGAGGGTCCGGCGTTCAGTTACCCTGCCTGAAGCGTGTACCTCTGAACCCGGGTGGGTGAGGTACGAGACAGCCCAGGTGCTGGTAGAGATGGTGGAGAAGCTCCCTCCTGTTGACGTGGTAAGAGAGTTCAAGGCCTCTGCAGTCAATGTCACCCAGCAGTGTACCATGGAGTCTTGGGCACGTTTGAATGAAGTAGCCACGAGGCTGATGAGTAGCCCAGAACTTAAAGACGCCGCAATTCCTGTAGAAGATAGAGTATAA